A single Natrinema pellirubrum DSM 15624 DNA region contains:
- a CDS encoding HhH-GPD family protein, producing the protein MTAGDGAQLPDDRGAVREALIEWYEADHREFPWRRTDDPYEILVSEVMSQQTQLGRVVEAWEGFLERWPTTAALAAADRADVVGFWTDHSLGYNNRAKYLHEAARQVEEEYDGDFPDTPAELQELMGVGPYTANAVASFAFNNGDAVVDTNVKRVLYRAFDVPDDDAAFEDAANDLMPAGRSRVWNNAIMELGGVACEQTPSCDEAGCPWREWCSAYASGDFTAPDVPTQPSFEGSRRQFRGRVIGTLREHGELEIDMLGHRIRVDYVPDGEYGREWLTGLLEDLEADGLVEFDRDGADGPVARLRR; encoded by the coding sequence ATGACAGCAGGGGACGGGGCGCAGCTACCCGACGACCGCGGGGCGGTTCGCGAGGCGCTGATCGAGTGGTACGAGGCCGACCACCGGGAGTTCCCGTGGCGGCGGACGGACGACCCCTATGAAATCCTCGTCAGCGAAGTGATGAGCCAGCAGACCCAGCTCGGTCGGGTCGTCGAGGCCTGGGAGGGGTTCCTCGAGCGCTGGCCGACGACAGCCGCCCTCGCGGCGGCCGACCGGGCGGACGTGGTTGGCTTCTGGACCGACCACAGTCTGGGCTACAACAATCGGGCCAAATACCTCCACGAGGCGGCCCGGCAGGTCGAGGAGGAGTACGACGGCGACTTTCCCGACACCCCCGCGGAGCTACAGGAGCTGATGGGCGTCGGTCCGTACACGGCCAACGCGGTCGCGAGCTTCGCCTTCAACAACGGGGACGCGGTCGTCGACACCAACGTCAAGCGAGTCCTCTACCGGGCGTTCGACGTGCCAGACGACGACGCGGCGTTCGAGGACGCGGCGAACGACCTCATGCCGGCGGGCCGCTCCCGAGTCTGGAACAACGCGATCATGGAACTGGGCGGGGTCGCCTGCGAACAGACGCCCTCGTGTGACGAAGCCGGTTGTCCGTGGCGCGAATGGTGTTCGGCCTACGCTAGCGGCGACTTCACCGCCCCCGACGTCCCGACCCAGCCGAGTTTCGAGGGGAGCCGCCGGCAGTTCCGCGGTCGCGTGATCGGCACCCTCCGCGAACACGGCGAACTCGAGATCGATATGCTCGGCCATCGCATCCGCGTCGACTACGTCCCCGACGGCGAGTACGGCCGCGAGTGGCTGACCGGCCTGCTCGAGGACCTCGAGGCCGACGGGCTGGTCGAGTTCGACCGCGACGGTGCGGACGGACCCGTCGCTCGGCTGCGACGGTAG
- a CDS encoding helix-turn-helix domain-containing protein yields MTTVVELEIPAARLGFDRTFDRVSTFEFQVGGMIGDSPPLIWASGPDRDAVARALEADPSVDVIASLGDGGESPTGASDGAGTDVGPGDRWLFRTEFGDAAKLFTEIVTDNDGAILTARGRNGRWLVKLLFHDRESVSACHDLLEQYEYRATVTRISGVDDLASAQTPLTETQYETICKAHELGYFDVPRGVTLKELAAELDVSHQALSERLRRSHAALVSAELSERTAPMAIDP; encoded by the coding sequence ATGACCACAGTCGTCGAACTCGAGATTCCGGCAGCGCGACTCGGCTTCGACCGGACCTTCGATCGGGTATCGACGTTCGAGTTTCAGGTCGGGGGGATGATCGGTGACTCGCCGCCGCTGATCTGGGCCAGCGGTCCGGATCGGGACGCCGTCGCCCGGGCGCTCGAGGCCGATCCGTCGGTCGACGTAATCGCCAGCCTCGGCGACGGCGGGGAGTCGCCGACCGGCGCGTCCGACGGCGCCGGGACGGACGTCGGCCCGGGCGATCGCTGGCTGTTCAGGACCGAGTTCGGGGACGCGGCGAAACTGTTTACCGAGATCGTGACCGACAACGACGGCGCGATCCTGACCGCTCGAGGACGGAACGGTCGGTGGCTGGTGAAACTGCTCTTTCACGATCGGGAGTCGGTGTCGGCGTGTCACGACCTGCTCGAGCAATACGAATACCGGGCGACCGTCACCCGGATCAGCGGCGTCGACGACCTCGCGAGCGCACAGACTCCCCTGACCGAAACCCAGTACGAGACGATCTGCAAGGCCCACGAACTGGGGTATTTCGACGTGCCGAGGGGGGTGACGCTCAAGGAGTTGGCGGCCGAACTCGACGTCTCTCATCAGGCGTTGTCCGAACGACTCCGCCGAAGCCACGCGGCTCTGGTCAGTGCCGAACTCTCCGAGCGGACCGCACCGATGGCGATCGATCCCTGA
- a CDS encoding PIN domain-containing protein, which yields MITAVDTNALLALLYEDDYADASERALRRAYRDGRIVVSSVVYAELAADGHFETTADLDRFLEDFSIQRSDPSREALFRAGQRFQRYTGRRPNGLQCPSCGATQSVDCTDCGDDLSPRQHIAADFVIGGHAAADADVLISFDTAFYRTYFPDLTIVPE from the coding sequence GTGATAACGGCGGTGGATACGAACGCGTTACTTGCACTGCTGTACGAAGACGACTACGCCGATGCCAGCGAACGCGCGCTCCGACGCGCCTATCGAGACGGTCGGATCGTCGTGTCGTCAGTCGTCTACGCCGAACTCGCGGCCGATGGTCACTTCGAGACGACGGCCGATCTCGATCGATTCCTCGAGGACTTCAGTATTCAGCGCTCGGATCCGTCGCGTGAAGCACTGTTCCGGGCGGGACAGCGCTTCCAGCGCTACACCGGTCGGCGACCGAACGGACTCCAGTGCCCGTCCTGTGGTGCGACACAGAGCGTCGACTGTACGGACTGTGGCGACGATCTCTCCCCACGACAACACATCGCCGCTGACTTCGTTATCGGCGGTCATGCGGCCGCCGACGCCGATGTACTGATTAGCTTCGATACTGCGTTCTATCGGACGTACTTTCCCGACCTGACGATCGTCCCGGAATAG
- a CDS encoding Mov34/MPN/PAD-1 family protein — protein sequence MGLFDALFRSSEILGIAEETLEFALESSEETHPNEYMGFLRGTEADRLGLDREGLVITDILVVPGTESNSVSATVKTNQIPNDVKALGSIHSHPNGVISPSNADLDTFGRGSVHVIIGAPYRRTDWKAFDSKGQPTGLNVIDIDLPETEDFFDFTQADIDEELR from the coding sequence ATGGGGCTGTTCGACGCGCTGTTTCGCTCGAGCGAGATCCTCGGCATCGCGGAGGAAACGCTCGAGTTCGCCCTCGAGTCCTCGGAGGAGACCCACCCGAACGAGTACATGGGGTTTCTCCGGGGGACCGAGGCCGACCGGTTGGGACTGGACCGCGAGGGGCTGGTCATCACGGACATCCTCGTGGTGCCTGGCACCGAGTCAAACAGCGTCAGCGCGACGGTCAAGACGAACCAGATTCCCAACGACGTGAAGGCGTTGGGAAGCATCCACTCCCATCCGAACGGCGTCATCAGCCCGAGTAACGCGGACCTGGACACCTTCGGCCGGGGCAGCGTTCACGTCATCATCGGCGCGCCCTACCGCCGGACCGATTGGAAGGCGTTCGATTCGAAGGGCCAGCCGACCGGACTGAACGTGATCGACATCGACCTGCCCGAGACCGAGGACTTCTTCGATTTCACGCAGGCGGATATCGACGAGGAACTGCGATGA
- a CDS encoding PQQ-binding-like beta-propeller repeat protein: MPSRRSVLATGISVLPTVIGGCASLPGLRDPDGADWSASVPEPGTLSPPVATEGVVVAGGRRDDDIASGRLKAFDTETGERQWEFDFGRMTGLTAADGTVYVGEKRGSNRARILAFDARTGDRRWTQRVANLSSAMTVANGTLYTANGGLAAIETDGGTIRWERSGVAETGFTVVAAPDDQLAADDHAVYFADADGVVALSTTDGTASWRWRPEQWEAPAVGPTPIGDAVYVGGGSDIVALDEADATARWRTSFGRAAGVTGFHTTESSLLVAEGTDEAPSDTFGTVYELSLKDGGERYEMRFDAPVTQTASTATTFIVGTNDGTVEWTDGASFFEQFETTLPTGNYVLGGAGERAFAQTSEGTLWTLSPPA, translated from the coding sequence ATGCCCTCTCGGCGTTCGGTGCTTGCCACTGGTATCAGTGTTCTCCCGACCGTGATCGGAGGATGTGCCTCGTTACCCGGACTTCGGGATCCGGACGGAGCCGACTGGTCAGCGTCGGTTCCCGAACCGGGTACCCTCTCACCTCCGGTCGCTACCGAGGGAGTCGTCGTCGCCGGCGGACGCCGCGACGACGATATAGCGTCGGGGCGACTGAAGGCGTTCGATACCGAGACGGGCGAACGCCAGTGGGAGTTCGATTTCGGGCGGATGACCGGACTCACTGCCGCCGACGGTACCGTGTACGTCGGCGAGAAGCGGGGATCGAATCGGGCGCGGATTCTCGCGTTCGATGCCCGGACGGGCGACCGACGGTGGACACAGCGGGTCGCCAATCTCTCGTCGGCAATGACCGTCGCGAACGGGACGCTGTACACTGCAAACGGCGGGCTCGCAGCGATCGAGACCGACGGCGGGACGATTCGGTGGGAACGGTCCGGCGTCGCCGAAACGGGGTTTACCGTCGTCGCCGCCCCGGACGACCAGCTGGCGGCCGACGATCACGCGGTCTATTTCGCCGACGCGGACGGAGTCGTTGCGCTCTCGACGACCGACGGAACCGCCTCGTGGCGGTGGCGCCCCGAGCAGTGGGAGGCGCCCGCCGTCGGACCGACCCCGATCGGCGACGCGGTCTACGTGGGCGGCGGCAGTGACATCGTCGCGCTCGACGAGGCGGACGCCACCGCTCGATGGCGGACGTCGTTCGGGCGGGCCGCCGGAGTCACGGGGTTCCACACGACCGAGTCGTCGCTGCTCGTCGCAGAAGGCACGGACGAAGCGCCGTCGGATACCTTCGGAACGGTGTACGAACTCTCGTTGAAAGACGGCGGCGAACGATACGAGATGCGGTTCGACGCGCCCGTCACCCAAACGGCGTCGACGGCGACGACGTTTATCGTCGGGACGAACGACGGAACGGTGGAATGGACCGACGGTGCGTCGTTCTTCGAGCAGTTCGAAACGACGCTGCCGACCGGCAACTACGTACTCGGTGGGGCCGGCGAGCGCGCGTTCGCCCAAACCAGTGAGGGGACGCTCTGGACCCTATCGCCTCCCGCGTGA
- a CDS encoding AbrB/MazE/SpoVT family DNA-binding domain-containing protein, with amino-acid sequence MPRVTTKGQVTIPKEIRDRLGIEPGDEISFEETASGYEIRKEEPTTTDGDDPFEKYRGSADSDETMPERMRRLRGEYPRDIGDEGTDSESRAEQ; translated from the coding sequence GTGCCACGCGTTACGACGAAAGGACAGGTCACGATCCCGAAGGAGATCCGTGATCGACTCGGAATCGAACCGGGTGACGAGATTTCCTTCGAGGAAACCGCTTCGGGATACGAGATCCGCAAGGAGGAACCGACGACGACAGACGGCGACGATCCGTTCGAGAAGTACCGTGGCAGCGCTGATAGCGATGAGACGATGCCGGAACGGATGCGACGACTCCGCGGCGAATACCCTCGTGATATCGGTGATGAGGGCACGGATAGCGAGTCGAGGGCCGAGCAGTGA
- a CDS encoding adenylyltransferase/cytidyltransferase family protein, with amino-acid sequence MSRTVIAQGTFDIIHPGHVHYLAEAAAMGDELYVIVARKTNVDHKEKPICPATQRRDVVGALEAVDEALLGHEEDIFVPIEEIDPDVIALGHDQHHDDEAIATELERRGIDCEVRRASARETDDDQLLSTRLIIDRVLERRG; translated from the coding sequence ATGAGCCGGACCGTCATCGCGCAGGGGACCTTCGACATCATCCATCCCGGCCACGTCCACTACCTGGCGGAAGCCGCCGCGATGGGCGACGAACTCTACGTGATCGTCGCCCGCAAGACGAACGTCGATCACAAGGAGAAGCCGATCTGTCCGGCGACCCAGCGCCGGGACGTAGTCGGCGCGCTCGAGGCCGTCGACGAGGCCCTGCTCGGCCACGAGGAGGACATCTTCGTTCCGATCGAGGAGATCGATCCCGACGTGATCGCGCTAGGCCACGATCAGCACCACGACGACGAGGCCATCGCAACCGAACTCGAGCGGCGGGGGATCGACTGCGAGGTCCGTCGCGCAAGCGCCCGCGAGACCGACGACGACCAATTGCTCTCGACCCGGTTGATCATCGATCGGGTCCTCGAGCGCCGCGGCTGA
- a CDS encoding MaoC family dehydratase produces MTHPTEGETRTFERTFTVEDVRQFADLSGDDQPRHTEPDDDGRVMVQGLLTATLPTKLGSDNEVLASTMEFNFHQPVYTGEPITCRSTFDTVIERDDRYEFVSDVVCENSAGETVLTATTEGLIWKDE; encoded by the coding sequence ATGACACATCCCACCGAAGGCGAGACGAGAACGTTCGAACGGACGTTTACCGTCGAAGACGTACGGCAGTTCGCGGACCTCTCCGGTGACGACCAACCGCGGCATACCGAACCGGACGACGATGGGCGCGTGATGGTCCAGGGGCTGTTGACCGCGACGCTACCGACGAAACTGGGCAGCGATAACGAAGTGTTGGCCAGTACGATGGAGTTTAACTTCCATCAGCCGGTCTACACCGGCGAGCCGATCACGTGTCGCTCGACGTTCGACACGGTCATCGAACGGGACGACCGCTACGAATTCGTATCGGATGTGGTCTGTGAGAATTCGGCCGGTGAAACCGTCCTGACCGCAACGACTGAAGGCCTCATCTGGAAAGACGAGTAA
- a CDS encoding GNAT family N-acetyltransferase — MATETLEFGHEDRKRIYEYVERHGAVDPDDTRERLGIDPSGFRHHVAILKRDGRLEKGDGKLRVTIDAGAEEEYVSADLEFHIRPARQEDLTGIVGAIRQVAEERTYIEAESVADEIDHEEALLRHNELESRMFFVATVEDDVVGWVHLYAPEIDKLSHTAELTVGVLEEYRGHGIGSHLLSRGLEWAGSNGYEKLYQSVPSTNEGAIAFLEGHGWETEAVREDHYKLNGHYVDEVMMAVGL, encoded by the coding sequence ATGGCCACTGAGACACTCGAGTTCGGTCACGAGGACCGCAAACGGATCTACGAGTACGTCGAGCGACACGGCGCGGTCGATCCCGACGACACGCGGGAACGGTTGGGGATCGATCCGAGCGGCTTCCGACACCACGTCGCGATCCTCAAACGCGACGGGCGACTCGAGAAAGGCGACGGCAAACTCCGGGTGACGATCGACGCCGGTGCCGAGGAGGAGTACGTCTCGGCGGACCTCGAGTTCCACATCCGACCCGCCCGCCAGGAGGACCTGACGGGGATCGTCGGCGCGATCCGGCAAGTTGCCGAAGAACGGACCTACATCGAGGCCGAGAGCGTCGCCGACGAGATCGATCACGAGGAGGCCCTGCTCCGCCACAACGAACTCGAGTCGCGGATGTTCTTCGTCGCCACCGTCGAGGACGACGTCGTCGGCTGGGTCCACCTCTACGCGCCCGAAATCGACAAGCTGAGCCACACCGCCGAACTCACCGTCGGCGTCTTGGAGGAGTACCGTGGCCACGGCATCGGCTCGCATCTCCTCTCCCGGGGGCTCGAGTGGGCCGGTTCGAACGGCTACGAGAAGCTCTACCAGAGCGTTCCCTCGACCAACGAGGGGGCGATCGCCTTCCTCGAGGGTCACGGCTGGGAGACGGAAGCCGTCCGCGAGGACCACTACAAACTCAACGGCCACTACGTCGACGAGGTGATGATGGCTGTCGGACTCTGA
- a CDS encoding DUF7344 domain-containing protein — translation MIDRGRTDDPGDAARDADGGAIPAELSLDDVHHLLQTKRRRDVLRYLRDAEGSVRLRELAEQVAAWEQETTVEELRSDERQRVYISLYQSHLPKLDNHGIIEYDKDRGRVDSTPRTGQLEPYLEGPTETDSSDPWPRRYGATVGLGTVFLGAVAAGLAPIDGLVAAGLVLGSFAAVTAAHAWTGS, via the coding sequence GTGATCGATCGCGGCCGGACCGACGACCCCGGTGATGCCGCCCGAGACGCGGACGGAGGGGCGATCCCCGCCGAACTGTCACTGGACGACGTCCATCACCTCCTCCAGACGAAGCGCCGGCGGGACGTCCTGCGATACCTGCGGGACGCCGAGGGGTCGGTCCGACTGCGCGAACTCGCCGAACAGGTCGCCGCCTGGGAACAGGAGACGACCGTCGAGGAACTCCGATCCGATGAACGCCAGCGCGTCTACATCTCGCTGTACCAGTCCCATCTGCCGAAACTCGACAATCACGGGATCATCGAGTACGACAAGGATCGCGGCCGGGTCGACTCGACGCCGCGGACCGGTCAGCTCGAGCCGTATCTCGAGGGACCGACCGAAACGGACTCGAGCGACCCGTGGCCCCGTCGGTACGGGGCGACCGTCGGGCTCGGTACTGTGTTCCTCGGCGCGGTGGCGGCCGGGCTCGCTCCGATCGACGGGCTCGTCGCCGCGGGACTCGTTTTGGGTTCGTTCGCAGCCGTAACGGCCGCACACGCGTGGACCGGCTCGTAG
- the ilvD gene encoding dihydroxy-acid dehydratase, which produces MSSDTEFDYGKDEELRSREVTEGADKAPHRAMFRAMGFDDEDFGAPMIGVPNPAADITPCNVHLNDVADAALEGVDETGGMPIEFGTITISDAISMGTEGMKASLISREVIADSVELVSFGERMDGLVTIGGCDKNMPGMMMAAIRTDLPSVFLYGGSIMPGEHEGREVTVQNLFEGVGAVADGEMSPDELDEMERNACPGAGSCGGMFTANTMASISEAIGFAPLGSASPPAEVESRYDVAREAGEIAVEAVEAGRKPSDFLSEASFENAIALQVAVGGSTNAVLHLLAMAAEAGVDLDIETFNEISARTPKIANLQPGGKRVMNDLHEVGGVPVVLRELLEADLLHGDALTVTGETMAEAIERADPPAIEDLDADFLHTVDDPIHERGAIRILTGNLAPEGAVIKITGEDHLHHEGPVRIFEQEEDAMAYVQEGNVESGDVIGIRNEGPRGGPGMREMLGVTSAVAGQGHAEDVALFTDGRFSGATRGFSIGHVAPEAAAGGPIAALEDGDTITIDIDDLELSVDLSDEEIEQRLADREQPDRQYTSGVLAKYGQAFGSAANGAVTNPGVKDD; this is translated from the coding sequence ATGAGCAGCGATACCGAATTCGACTACGGCAAGGACGAGGAGTTACGTAGTCGCGAGGTGACCGAGGGCGCGGACAAGGCCCCACACCGCGCGATGTTCCGGGCGATGGGGTTCGACGACGAGGACTTCGGCGCGCCGATGATCGGCGTTCCGAACCCCGCGGCCGACATCACACCGTGTAACGTCCATCTGAACGACGTCGCCGACGCGGCCCTCGAGGGCGTCGACGAGACCGGTGGGATGCCAATCGAGTTCGGAACGATCACGATCTCGGACGCCATCTCGATGGGGACCGAGGGGATGAAGGCCTCGCTGATCTCCCGGGAAGTGATCGCCGACTCCGTCGAACTGGTGTCGTTCGGCGAGCGCATGGACGGGCTGGTCACGATCGGCGGCTGTGACAAGAACATGCCCGGAATGATGATGGCCGCGATCCGGACCGACCTGCCCTCGGTCTTTCTCTACGGCGGCTCGATCATGCCCGGCGAACACGAGGGCCGGGAGGTCACCGTCCAGAACCTCTTCGAGGGCGTCGGTGCCGTCGCCGACGGCGAGATGAGCCCGGACGAACTCGACGAGATGGAGCGCAACGCCTGCCCAGGCGCGGGCTCGTGTGGTGGCATGTTCACCGCGAACACGATGGCCTCGATCTCCGAGGCAATCGGCTTCGCACCGCTTGGCAGCGCCAGCCCGCCCGCCGAAGTCGAGTCGCGCTACGACGTCGCCCGCGAGGCCGGCGAGATCGCCGTCGAGGCCGTCGAAGCAGGGCGGAAACCCTCCGACTTCCTCAGCGAGGCCTCTTTCGAGAACGCCATCGCCCTGCAGGTCGCCGTCGGCGGCTCGACCAACGCCGTCCTCCACCTGCTGGCGATGGCCGCCGAGGCCGGTGTCGACTTAGACATCGAGACGTTCAACGAGATCAGCGCCCGCACGCCGAAGATCGCCAACCTCCAGCCCGGCGGCAAGCGCGTGATGAACGACCTCCACGAGGTCGGCGGCGTGCCGGTCGTCCTGCGTGAACTGCTCGAGGCCGACCTGCTCCACGGCGACGCGCTGACCGTTACCGGCGAGACGATGGCCGAGGCCATCGAGCGGGCCGACCCGCCCGCGATCGAAGACCTCGACGCCGACTTCCTGCATACTGTCGACGACCCGATCCACGAGCGCGGTGCCATCCGTATCCTCACCGGCAACCTCGCGCCCGAGGGCGCGGTCATCAAGATCACCGGCGAGGACCACCTCCACCACGAAGGACCGGTTCGGATCTTCGAACAGGAAGAAGACGCGATGGCCTACGTTCAGGAAGGCAACGTCGAATCCGGCGACGTCATCGGGATCCGCAACGAGGGGCCCCGCGGTGGCCCCGGCATGCGAGAGATGCTCGGCGTCACCTCAGCCGTCGCCGGCCAGGGCCACGCCGAGGACGTCGCGCTCTTTACCGACGGCCGCTTCTCCGGTGCGACCCGCGGGTTCTCTATCGGCCACGTCGCCCCCGAGGCGGCGGCCGGCGGTCCCATCGCTGCCCTCGAGGACGGCGACACGATCACCATCGACATCGACGACCTCGAACTCTCCGTCGATCTCTCCGACGAAGAGATCGAGCAGCGACTCGCGGACCGGGAACAGCCCGACCGCCAGTACACCAGCGGCGTGCTGGCGAAGTACGGGCAGGCCTTTGGCTCCGCGGCCAACGGCGCGGTGACAAACCCCGGCGTCAAAGACGACTAA
- a CDS encoding DHH family phosphoesterase — protein sequence MTRDSAGEPGADDGDSVVYDLAPDCTADDVEQGRPYLATINGIVDYGVFVDLSDSVSGLVHESVLEGTYAVGDELVVELESVRENGDMAFEPVDVGDDHETESVSRDYSLTGTDGLEASIGDQVHLEGEVTQVKQTGGPTIFHVADENGVVPCAAFEEAGVRAYPSIEVGDVVRVTGTPEHREGSVQIEVEGLSKLEGEDAETARERLEAALEERAEPHDVEPLIDWPAFEKLREDLEEVARLLRRTVLEGRPIRVRHHADGDGMCAAVPVQIALQRFIADVHEDADAPRHLIKRLPAKAPFYEMEDATRDLNFALEDREKHGQQLPLLLMLDNGSTAEDVPAYETLAHYDIPIVAVDHHHPDPDAVGDLLDAHVNPYLHDEDYRITTGMLCVELARMIYPDLGEELRHVPAVAGLSDRSKADAMDDYLELAAEEGYDEQRLQDVSEALDYAAFWLRYNSGDQLIQDLLQVDSDDDARHRELVDFFAERGREEVDEQLGAAMPHLEHETLENGAHLYRIDVENYAHRFTYPAPGKTTGEIHDRKIEETGDPVITVGYGPDFAVLRSDGVRLDIPNMVSELEAEIAGGGVSGGGHLVVGSIKFVSGKREEVIDALVEKMAEADIDEALSSAAPIDD from the coding sequence ATGACGCGTGACTCCGCCGGGGAACCCGGCGCAGACGACGGGGATTCCGTCGTCTACGATCTCGCCCCTGACTGTACCGCCGACGACGTCGAACAAGGCCGTCCCTATCTCGCGACGATCAACGGCATCGTCGACTACGGCGTCTTCGTCGATCTCTCCGACTCCGTCTCCGGACTCGTCCACGAATCCGTCCTCGAGGGCACCTACGCCGTCGGCGACGAACTCGTCGTCGAACTCGAGAGCGTTCGCGAGAACGGCGACATGGCCTTCGAGCCGGTCGACGTCGGCGACGATCACGAGACCGAGTCGGTCAGCCGCGACTACTCGCTGACCGGCACCGACGGCCTCGAGGCCTCGATCGGCGACCAGGTCCACCTCGAGGGCGAGGTGACGCAGGTCAAACAGACCGGCGGCCCGACGATCTTCCACGTCGCCGACGAGAACGGCGTCGTTCCCTGTGCCGCGTTCGAGGAGGCCGGCGTCCGCGCCTACCCCTCGATCGAGGTCGGCGACGTCGTCCGCGTCACCGGCACGCCGGAACACCGCGAGGGCTCGGTCCAGATCGAGGTCGAGGGCCTCTCGAAACTCGAGGGCGAGGACGCCGAAACGGCTCGCGAACGCCTCGAGGCGGCCCTCGAGGAACGAGCCGAACCCCACGACGTCGAGCCGCTGATCGACTGGCCGGCCTTCGAGAAGCTCCGCGAGGACCTCGAGGAAGTCGCGCGACTGCTGCGCCGGACCGTCCTCGAAGGACGCCCGATCCGGGTCCGGCACCACGCCGACGGCGACGGCATGTGCGCCGCCGTCCCCGTCCAGATCGCGCTGCAGCGCTTTATCGCCGATGTCCACGAGGACGCGGACGCGCCGCGTCACCTCATCAAGCGGCTGCCGGCCAAAGCGCCGTTCTACGAGATGGAAGACGCGACGCGGGACCTGAACTTCGCGCTCGAGGACCGCGAGAAACACGGCCAGCAGCTTCCCCTCCTGCTGATGCTCGACAACGGCTCGACGGCCGAGGACGTTCCGGCCTACGAGACGCTGGCCCACTACGACATCCCGATCGTCGCCGTCGACCACCACCACCCCGACCCCGACGCGGTCGGCGACCTGCTCGACGCCCACGTCAACCCATACCTCCACGACGAGGACTACCGGATCACCACCGGGATGCTCTGTGTCGAACTCGCGCGGATGATCTATCCCGACCTGGGCGAGGAACTCCGCCACGTCCCTGCCGTCGCCGGCCTCTCGGACCGCTCGAAGGCCGACGCGATGGACGACTACCTCGAACTGGCAGCCGAGGAGGGCTACGACGAACAGCGCTTGCAAGACGTCAGCGAGGCGCTCGACTACGCCGCCTTCTGGCTGCGCTATAACTCCGGCGACCAGCTGATTCAGGACCTGCTGCAGGTCGACAGCGACGACGACGCTCGCCACCGCGAACTCGTCGACTTCTTCGCCGAGCGCGGCCGCGAGGAGGTCGACGAGCAACTCGGGGCCGCGATGCCCCACCTCGAACACGAGACCCTCGAGAACGGGGCCCATCTCTACCGGATCGACGTCGAGAACTACGCCCACCGCTTTACCTACCCCGCGCCGGGCAAGACCACCGGCGAGATCCACGACCGCAAGATCGAGGAGACCGGTGACCCGGTCATCACGGTCGGTTACGGCCCCGACTTCGCCGTGCTTCGAAGCGACGGCGTCCGGCTGGACATCCCGAACATGGTCTCGGAACTCGAGGCCGAGATCGCGGGCGGTGGCGTCTCCGGCGGCGGCCACCTCGTCGTCGGCTCGATCAAGTTCGTCAGCGGCAAGCGCGAGGAAGTGATCGACGCCTTAGTCGAGAAGATGGCCGAGGCCGACATCGACGAGGCGCTCTCGAGCGCGGCCCCGATCGACGACTGA